The stretch of DNA ACCATTTCTTCTTGATTTTCTCAGGTTACAGTCAAACCCTCTCCCAGTCCTCCACCTCTCCTATGGAGGAACCCAGACAGGGGAACCATACTTCTCCTTTCATGACTGCGATGGAGAATCTGGAGCGGGAGttatgggagatggagagagagtccaGCGGCCTCCCCGTAGAGCCTGGCTATGCCCAGAACCAGGgcctgtctaccaccaccaccatccctgcTGCTGACCCGGTGGTTCCTGTAGACTCCACCACCTTAGACCCACAATATGTCCCTGTACACGGGGGCCAGGAATCACCTCCTGGGGACacagtggaggtagaggtagcagaggaggaagaggagacggatggggagatgaagagggagagtcCCACCACTGAGCCTGACGTCTCCATCGCCACCTCCAGACCCACCCTCCCAGAGGTGGGTCTCTTCCCCAGCTTTGGGCCCCTCCAGCCGGACAACATTCATACAGAAGAccgggaggaggtggtggaggaagaggatgaagaggaagaggagacagtggTCCTTGGAGGACCTGGGAGtgatagggggagaggagggtcCATCTCTCCCCTGACCACGGTCCCCTCTACTTCTTTGGCCCCCACAGTTGGCTTCACAGAGGACTCCTGGGATCGtctggaggatgggagggagggccaggaggaggaggagaggaggcaggaggagcaggaggttAAAAATGGAGGAACAGAGCtgttaacagagacagagatcctccATGGTGCGCACTTCTCACAGGAGATACAGCAGGTACTGGTTCAAGTTCAAGTTCAAGttcaggtacaggtacaggttcaGGTACAGGTTCAGGTACAGGTTCAGGttcaggtacaggtacaggtacaggtacaggttaaaggtacaggtacaggtacgaGTACGGGTTCAGGTACAGGTTCAGGTACAGGTACGAGTACAGGTTCGGGTACAGGTTCAGGTACAGGttcaggtacaggtacaggtacgaGTACAGGTTTGGGTACAGGTTTGGGTACAGGTTCAAGTTCAGGTTCAAGTTCAAGTTCAGGTAGAGGCTCCTCCATTCAAGTTCAGGTACAGGTACGAGTACGGGTTCAGGTACAGGTTCAAGTTCAGGTACGAGTACAGGTTCGGGTACAGGTTTGGGTACGGGTTCAGGTTCAGGTACAGGTTTGGGTACGGGTTCAGGTACGGGTTCGGGTACGGGTACAGGTTCAGGTACGGGTTCAGGTTCGGGTACAGGTTTGGGTACGGGTTCAGGTTCAGGTACAGGTTCGGGTTCGGGTTCAGGTTCGGGTACGGGTTCAGGTTCAGGTACAGGTTCGGGTACGGGTTCAGGTTCAGGTACGGGTTCAGGTTCAGGTACAGGTTTGGGTACGGGTTCGGGTTCAGGTTCAGGTACGGGTTCAGGTTCGGATACGAGTACAGGTTCGGGTACAGGTTTGGGTACGGGTTCAGGTTCGGGTACAGGTTCAGTAGTATCTCTCATGTAGTTCAGTAAACTATGATCATATAATGAGTAacctgagacctgaagactttGTTAACTCCCTGAGGTAATGCCCAAGCTTTAGTTCAGTGGGTTACCACTTAGGAGACTCTAGTTTGAGCCCATTCTGTCACACTATTGAACTGTGTATTTTGAGGGTTGTAAATTGGTTTAACAACCTCGTGCTTGCTCCTATTAACTCCTCTCTCCGTGTAACCACCAGGTGATCTGTGTGGACTGGAGCGATCTGGCTGGGAAGGGCTACATCATCCTCAACATGTCAGACAGCGTTGACTGTGTGAGTACCACAACGTTGAGGACCATAAAGTGactaactaaactcagcaaaaaaagaaacgtcctctcactgtcaactacgTTTATttccagcaaacttaacatgtgtaaatatttgtatgaacatatcaagattcaacaactgagacataaattgaccaagttccacagacatgtgactaacagaattggaataatgtgtccctgaacaaaggggggtcaaaatcaaaagtaacagccagtatctggtgtggccaccatctcctcctcatggactg from Oncorhynchus keta strain PuntledgeMale-10-30-2019 chromosome 21, Oket_V2, whole genome shotgun sequence encodes:
- the podxl2 gene encoding podocalyxin-like protein 2 isoform X2, which gives rise to MAGLHRTRIFGSITLLFLLSCDTLLSDGPPTLLSTSQPSPLSLIDLDLDVEEQPEMMTVPGSPTTVPGLTSQGRETSQQDTSQESSGFFSEDGEDNKPLQSSVNLWDDVRDQVNITDLDRNSLRGYSQTLSQSSTSPMEEPRQGNHTSPFMTAMENLERELWEMERESSGLPVEPGYAQNQGLSTTTTIPAADPVVPVDSTTLDPQYVPVHGGQESPPGDTVEVEVAEEEEETDGEMKRESPTTEPDVSIATSRPTLPEVGLFPSFGPLQPDNIHTEDREEVVEEEDEEEEETVVLGGPGSDRGRGGSISPLTTVPSTSLAPTVGFTEDSWDRLEDGREGQEEEERRQEEQEVKNGGTELLTETEILHGAHFSQEIQQVICVDWSDLAGKGYIILNMSDSVDCDEFRVESGDRLLELLETAFSRKMDSPQGSWLISLSKPTMQDHQLLITLASEHGVIATKDVLSMLGEIRKGLHEIGIQSYSSASTCHSRPSQTRSDYGKLFVVLVIIGSVCVVIIASGLIYICWQRRLPTLKTRVRPA